In a single window of the Methanofollis ethanolicus genome:
- a CDS encoding metal-dependent transcriptional regulator — protein sequence MSSSVREDCLEAILTLSGKGCRPVSEAGIGGAVDADTAEVVAALRTLVADEDIVLQDGGYLLTPQGKTAAEIVFRKHRVLECFLSEMLGMDTGAASKEACVLEHGVSEETIDRLSTYIQDPGRHRAMRRGAGAGRHSRHTLLDFAEGDIMEVTMIRCIGKNRRLIDLGVIPGEKIVLQRKLGNNAVVVTVKGADIALSPEIASTIFAEKTA from the coding sequence ATGAGTTCTTCTGTCCGGGAAGACTGCCTTGAGGCGATCCTCACCCTATCCGGCAAAGGTTGCCGGCCTGTGAGCGAAGCCGGGATCGGGGGGGCGGTGGATGCCGACACCGCCGAGGTCGTGGCGGCACTCCGGACTCTCGTCGCCGACGAGGACATCGTCCTGCAGGACGGCGGCTACCTGCTCACTCCGCAGGGGAAGACGGCTGCGGAGATTGTGTTCAGGAAACACCGCGTCCTCGAGTGCTTCCTCTCCGAGATGCTCGGTATGGACACGGGTGCGGCCTCGAAGGAGGCATGTGTCCTCGAGCACGGCGTTTCCGAAGAGACGATCGACCGTCTCTCGACATATATCCAGGACCCCGGTCGTCACAGGGCGATGCGGCGGGGGGCGGGGGCCGGTCGACACTCCCGGCACACGCTCCTTGATTTCGCCGAGGGGGACATCATGGAGGTCACGATGATCCGGTGTATCGGCAAGAACCGGCGGCTCATCGATCTTGGCGTCATTCCCGGTGAAAAGATTGTTCTTCAGCGTAAACTCGGGAATAACGCCGTCGTCGTGACGGTGAAGGGTGCCGACATCGCTCTCTCGCCCGAGATTGCCTCGACGATCTTTGCGGAGAAGACGGCATGA
- the polX gene encoding DNA polymerase/3'-5' exonuclease PolX encodes MAMANRQVAAVLEEIGQLLDIHGENPYKVRAYARAAELIGMLDRPVAAMDREELEAIPGIGKALAEKIRAIATTGTCPERDRLLAATPAGLPALLALQGVGPKTVGRLWRDLDIEGIDDLEAAARNRRLRALKGFGPKKEQEILRAVEEARKGAERMTVAEAGAIAAAILAVLPGEARVAGSLRRGRSTVGDIDIVTTAPSGPANLALRALAESVVEEGEKKTTLRIRGRQADIRYARTGEEGAMLLYLTGSKAFNIRLREIARTQGMRLNEYGLTDLATGRLSVYRTEEEIFAALGMAPVPPELREDRGEVERALRGDLPSLVNEADIRGDLHVHSDWSDGAMSLDEIAAAGEERGYEYVLVTDHSASLGVAHGLDAERLQKQQEAIRRVNRAAACTLLSGVEVDILADGRLALPAAVLDDCDLVVASVHSAFRQDADTMTRRVIAAMEHEQVDIIGHPTARLIGRRPATAIDMARVIDAAATTGTALEINASPARMDIDDIYIRQAKKKGVKLAIGTDAHSAGELGHLHYGVALARRGWCGAGDVLNTRRPADLPGRCR; translated from the coding sequence ATGGCGATGGCGAACCGGCAGGTGGCCGCGGTGCTCGAAGAGATCGGTCAGTTGCTGGATATCCACGGCGAGAATCCCTACAAAGTCAGGGCCTATGCCAGGGCCGCCGAACTCATCGGCATGCTCGACCGCCCTGTGGCGGCGATGGACAGGGAGGAACTGGAAGCGATCCCCGGCATCGGAAAGGCCCTCGCCGAAAAGATCCGGGCGATTGCCACGACCGGCACCTGCCCTGAAAGGGACCGCCTCCTTGCAGCGACGCCGGCCGGTCTCCCCGCCCTCCTCGCCCTCCAGGGCGTCGGACCAAAGACGGTCGGCCGCCTCTGGAGAGACCTCGACATCGAGGGGATCGACGACCTGGAGGCGGCGGCACGGAACCGCCGGCTCAGGGCGCTGAAGGGGTTCGGCCCGAAGAAGGAGCAGGAGATCCTGCGAGCCGTCGAGGAGGCCAGGAAGGGCGCGGAAAGGATGACCGTCGCCGAAGCAGGCGCGATCGCCGCCGCGATCCTCGCCGTCCTCCCCGGCGAGGCGCGTGTTGCCGGGAGCCTGCGCCGCGGCCGGTCCACGGTCGGCGACATCGACATCGTCACCACCGCACCCTCCGGCCCCGCGAACCTGGCCCTGCGGGCTCTCGCGGAGAGTGTCGTCGAGGAAGGGGAGAAAAAGACCACCCTGCGGATACGGGGGAGGCAGGCAGACATCAGGTACGCCCGCACCGGCGAGGAGGGGGCGATGCTCCTCTACCTCACCGGTTCGAAGGCCTTCAACATCCGCCTCCGCGAGATCGCCCGGACACAGGGGATGCGGCTGAACGAGTACGGCCTGACAGACCTGGCGACAGGGCGACTGTCTGTCTACCGGACAGAAGAAGAGATCTTTGCCGCCCTCGGCATGGCGCCTGTGCCCCCTGAACTGCGGGAGGACCGCGGCGAGGTCGAGCGCGCCCTCCGCGGCGATCTCCCCTCCCTCGTCAACGAAGCCGATATCAGGGGCGACCTCCATGTCCACTCTGACTGGAGCGACGGAGCCATGAGCCTCGACGAGATCGCCGCCGCGGGAGAGGAGAGAGGATACGAGTATGTCCTGGTCACCGACCACTCGGCAAGCCTCGGGGTCGCGCACGGCCTCGATGCCGAACGCCTGCAGAAACAGCAGGAAGCGATCAGGAGGGTCAACCGCGCCGCCGCCTGCACCCTCCTCTCAGGCGTTGAGGTGGACATCCTTGCCGACGGGAGGCTTGCCCTGCCGGCGGCCGTCCTCGACGACTGCGACCTTGTCGTCGCCTCGGTCCACTCGGCCTTCAGGCAGGACGCCGACACCATGACCCGCCGGGTGATCGCGGCGATGGAACACGAGCAGGTGGACATCATCGGCCACCCGACCGCGCGACTCATCGGGAGGCGGCCGGCCACGGCGATCGACATGGCACGGGTGATCGATGCGGCGGCAACGACAGGGACCGCCCTTGAGATCAATGCCTCGCCGGCGCGCATGGATATCGATGATATTTATATCAGGCAGGCAAAAAAGAAAGGCGTGAAACTGGCAATCGGGACTGACGCGCATTCTGCCGGCGAACTCGGCCACCTGCACTACGGCGTCGCCCTCGCCCGGCGGGGCTGGTGCGGTGCCGGAGACGTCCTCAATACCCGGCGGCCTGCCGATCTACCGGGGCGGTGCCGGTGA
- a CDS encoding undecaprenyl diphosphate synthase family protein: protein MPVIRWLYEQILRRDLEKLPGQVCFMITGEDMVEAPEKVFEVSEWCREIGLGGATFHISTQDPSEIVPYLPAIRKIATIACLRLHVGDQIETSGEGMCVTIAAGKSGREEIAECIRKIAEEGTPPEAIDEETIECHLTYHCAPDLVIKTGGSHLTDFLIWQSVYSEFFFSDVNWKWFRKIDFLRALRDFQARARRYGA from the coding sequence GTGCCGGTGATCAGGTGGTTGTACGAGCAGATCCTCCGCCGCGACCTGGAAAAACTCCCTGGCCAGGTCTGTTTCATGATCACCGGCGAGGACATGGTCGAGGCCCCGGAGAAGGTCTTCGAGGTGAGCGAGTGGTGCCGTGAGATCGGGCTTGGCGGCGCCACCTTCCATATCTCGACACAAGACCCCTCCGAGATTGTGCCCTATCTCCCGGCCATACGAAAGATCGCGACGATCGCCTGCCTACGCCTCCATGTGGGCGACCAGATCGAGACGAGCGGAGAGGGAATGTGCGTGACCATCGCGGCGGGCAAGAGCGGGCGCGAGGAGATCGCCGAATGCATCAGGAAGATCGCGGAAGAGGGCACTCCACCGGAGGCGATCGACGAGGAAACGATCGAGTGCCACCTCACCTATCACTGCGCCCCTGACCTCGTGATCAAGACCGGAGGCAGCCATCTCACCGACTTTCTCATCTGGCAATCGGTCTACTCGGAATTTTTCTTCTCAGACGTGAACTGGAAATGGTTCAGGAAAATCGATTTTCTCAGGGCACTGAGAGACTTCCAGGCACGGGCCAGGCGCTACGGCGCCTGA
- the uppS gene encoding polyprenyl diphosphate synthase has translation MSLRERIEPLYERYLQWQCVQIPGHIAIIQDGNRRYARLLGLDTIEGHRAGAGVTERVLEWAREIGVRTITLYSFSTENFNRDRAEVEYLFSLFKEKFAALKTDERVHTNQIRVQMIGDRSMLPPDLLQTIEAAEEATRNYSRYYLNIALAYGGRNEIVHAARKIAAGVQDGSISPDEITPQTVESNLYDGIHLPPVDLILRTGNERRTSNFLPWMANGNECAVYFCAPYWPVFRKIDLLRAIRVYDQRMRGSR, from the coding sequence CTGAGTCTGAGGGAGAGGATCGAACCCCTGTACGAGCGCTATCTCCAGTGGCAGTGCGTCCAGATCCCCGGTCATATCGCCATCATCCAGGACGGAAACCGGAGGTACGCCCGGCTTCTCGGCCTGGACACCATCGAAGGCCATCGCGCGGGCGCCGGGGTGACCGAGAGGGTGCTCGAATGGGCGCGGGAGATCGGTGTCCGGACGATCACCCTGTACTCCTTCTCGACCGAGAACTTCAACCGCGACCGTGCCGAGGTGGAGTATCTCTTCTCACTCTTCAAGGAGAAGTTCGCCGCCCTGAAAACCGACGAACGCGTCCACACAAACCAGATCCGGGTCCAGATGATCGGTGACCGTTCGATGCTCCCGCCCGACCTCCTCCAGACCATCGAGGCCGCGGAAGAGGCGACGAGGAACTACAGCCGGTACTACCTGAATATCGCCCTCGCCTATGGCGGCAGGAACGAGATCGTCCATGCCGCGAGGAAGATCGCAGCAGGCGTGCAGGACGGGAGCATCTCCCCTGACGAGATCACCCCGCAGACCGTGGAGAGCAACCTCTATGACGGCATCCATCTCCCTCCCGTCGACCTCATCCTCAGGACAGGGAATGAACGCCGGACCTCGAACTTTCTCCCCTGGATGGCAAACGGCAACGAGTGTGCGGTCTATTTTTGCGCGCCCTACTGGCCGGTCTTCAGAAAGATCGACCTTTTACGTGCGATCAGGGTGTACGACCAGAGGATGCGGGGTTCCCGGTAG
- a CDS encoding radical SAM protein yields the protein MIEPDDRMPRLADGCVLCYEGAKMVLFVTGRCGRNCWYCPLSDTRRNLDVVYANDRLVRRLDDIIEEAEMMSALGTGVTGGEPFLVLDDVVRYCRLLKEHFGPDHHIHLYTGIAPGKAQLEPLRGLVDEVRLHPPQEAWAGILKSPYAASVRTARDLGFSVGIEVPSLPGLEALAAILPELDFLNINELEWSETNADAMRERNLDLEDGLHNAVGGAVAWAAPLLGDEKVHVCSSAFKDSVQLRERLKRIAENTARPFDEITDDGTIVYGVLEIEGGEVPQALKEDIYDLEVSGTHVEMAWWVLAELRERLPGKKEIVERYPNGGIVLEVTPL from the coding sequence ATGATCGAACCTGACGACCGGATGCCGCGTCTTGCCGACGGCTGCGTCCTCTGCTATGAAGGGGCCAAGATGGTCCTTTTCGTGACCGGGCGGTGCGGCAGGAACTGCTGGTACTGCCCCCTCTCAGACACGCGCCGGAATCTGGATGTCGTCTACGCAAACGACCGGTTGGTCAGGCGCCTCGACGACATCATCGAGGAGGCCGAGATGATGAGCGCGCTCGGCACCGGCGTCACCGGCGGCGAACCCTTCCTGGTCCTCGACGACGTCGTCAGGTACTGTCGTCTCCTCAAGGAGCACTTCGGGCCCGACCACCACATCCACCTCTATACGGGTATCGCCCCCGGAAAGGCGCAGCTCGAACCCCTCCGCGGGCTTGTGGACGAGGTCCGCCTTCACCCCCCGCAGGAGGCCTGGGCCGGGATCCTGAAAAGCCCGTACGCCGCCTCGGTGCGGACCGCCCGCGACCTCGGCTTTTCCGTCGGGATCGAGGTCCCGTCCCTTCCCGGCCTCGAAGCCCTCGCCGCGATCCTGCCTGAACTCGACTTCCTCAATATAAATGAACTGGAGTGGAGCGAGACGAACGCCGATGCCATGCGCGAGCGGAACCTCGATCTGGAGGACGGCCTCCACAATGCCGTTGGCGGTGCGGTGGCATGGGCCGCCCCTCTCCTCGGCGATGAGAAGGTCCACGTCTGCTCGTCGGCCTTCAAGGACTCGGTCCAGCTGCGGGAAAGGCTGAAGAGGATCGCGGAGAACACGGCCCGGCCCTTCGACGAGATCACCGACGACGGCACGATCGTCTATGGCGTCCTGGAAATCGAGGGCGGGGAGGTCCCGCAGGCCCTCAAGGAAGATATTTATGATCTCGAAGTCTCCGGTACCCATGTGGAAATGGCCTGGTGGGTGCTTGCCGAACTCAGGGAACGCCTCCCGGGCAAGAAGGAGATCGTGGAGCGCTACCCGAATGGCGGTATCGTCCTGGAGGTGACGCCACTCTGA
- a CDS encoding DUF7289 family protein yields MHSPQDEDALSEVVGFVLLLGVLVLALSVYLLYAVPAEGRENEITHMNMVKDRFTDYKIALDSLWVNEKSGVLLSTAFDLGTGAAATEGGGFALPILSPVGSGGSVAVKGDGAALTITAGEKEATIPLGSLTYTSSNNYWVDQTWTYQMGAVFLSQEGGTTVRVGPSIAVARARENITLTITPISLNGSAKIGGSGPARIETRMRGSDPSSLDGTYDRVDLVVMTKDMETAWAWERAFKEVQQRARAEGVDPLQCLPGLSEDGATLMIQPQEGKKVILKLYPANYTVTIHNAASLME; encoded by the coding sequence ATGCATTCCCCCCAGGACGAAGACGCCCTCTCGGAGGTCGTCGGCTTTGTGCTCCTTCTCGGTGTCCTCGTCCTCGCCCTCTCGGTCTACCTGCTCTATGCCGTGCCGGCAGAGGGGCGGGAGAACGAGATCACGCATATGAACATGGTGAAGGACCGGTTCACCGACTACAAGATCGCGCTTGATTCTCTCTGGGTGAATGAAAAGAGCGGAGTGCTCCTCTCAACGGCCTTCGACCTCGGAACCGGCGCGGCGGCGACGGAAGGCGGAGGTTTTGCGCTGCCCATCCTCTCGCCGGTGGGATCGGGTGGGAGCGTCGCAGTGAAGGGCGACGGGGCGGCCCTTACGATCACGGCAGGGGAGAAAGAGGCGACCATCCCTCTCGGCAGTCTCACCTACACGTCTTCGAACAACTACTGGGTGGACCAGACCTGGACATATCAGATGGGAGCGGTCTTCCTCTCGCAGGAGGGGGGAACAACGGTGCGGGTCGGACCTTCGATCGCAGTGGCACGGGCCAGGGAGAACATTACCCTCACCATCACCCCGATCAGTCTCAATGGCTCAGCGAAGATCGGGGGGTCAGGGCCGGCGCGGATAGAGACCAGGATGCGTGGGAGCGATCCCTCCTCCCTTGACGGCACCTACGACCGGGTGGACCTGGTTGTCATGACCAAAGATATGGAAACGGCATGGGCATGGGAGAGGGCCTTCAAAGAGGTGCAGCAGAGGGCGAGGGCAGAAGGGGTCGATCCCTTGCAGTGCCTGCCCGGTCTGAGCGAAGACGGGGCCACACTGATGATTCAGCCGCAAGAGGGCAAGAAAGTCATCCTCAAACTCTATCCGGCAAATTACACGGTGACGATCCACAACGCGGCGTCCCTGATGGAGTGA
- a CDS encoding type IV pilin N-terminal domain-containing protein: protein MTHDTHEEGVSEVIGAVLLVGLTVLGVAIVAAVLLSGPQTTEIPHATIVAGNESGNIVLVHEGGDPLQKGEYRIYLDTRNGLVDGTGDFTGPADGVWSIGEAITYTGSVKPHRVVVTAVTGGGETFLAEPAFDGGGAAVFAPDPVDPGAGGGAVTPGGENETPPVVIVIPELGTDLKFEKNGHYYSNVNANVTDPDIKRVDFVMYDYDTRPPKVVDIQPASKDPATQEYSAKFEFPPGQIKGVKQVVIMAIAFNDTAVVGKDACKVNITGT from the coding sequence ATGACACACGACACCCATGAAGAAGGAGTCTCCGAGGTGATCGGGGCCGTTCTCCTCGTCGGCCTGACAGTCCTCGGCGTGGCGATCGTAGCGGCCGTCCTCCTCTCCGGCCCCCAGACCACGGAGATCCCCCATGCCACGATCGTCGCGGGGAATGAGAGCGGCAACATTGTCCTTGTCCACGAGGGAGGCGACCCCCTCCAGAAGGGGGAGTACAGGATCTATCTCGATACAAGGAATGGCCTTGTGGACGGGACCGGTGACTTCACCGGACCTGCAGACGGCGTCTGGTCGATCGGTGAGGCCATCACCTATACGGGGAGTGTAAAACCCCATCGTGTGGTCGTCACCGCCGTCACAGGGGGCGGGGAGACGTTCCTTGCCGAACCTGCATTCGATGGCGGTGGGGCGGCGGTCTTCGCGCCCGACCCGGTGGACCCGGGGGCAGGCGGAGGAGCGGTGACGCCGGGTGGAGAGAATGAAACACCCCCCGTGGTTATCGTCATTCCAGAGCTCGGTACAGATCTAAAATTTGAAAAAAACGGCCATTATTATTCAAACGTAAATGCTAACGTCACTGATCCAGACATTAAACGGGTGGATTTTGTAATGTACGACTATGATACAAGGCCACCAAAAGTAGTTGACATTCAACCCGCATCCAAAGATCCCGCAACTCAAGAGTATTCAGCAAAATTTGAGTTCCCACCGGGTCAGATAAAGGGAGTAAAACAGGTCGTCATTATGGCAATTGCCTTTAATGATACTGCAGTTGTCGGAAAGGACGCATGCAAAGTAAATATCACAGGGACATAA
- a CDS encoding PKD domain-containing protein: protein MTHTDTAASELTAVMALIAIFMTAAAVVGVMVLSNPPGDKAPAMLAHVEEENGSAYLYHDGGDPLEKGHFTLLVDGAPWTNATLVDASGIEPEAGMWTTWGTGQALVLSGVSSAAEIRIVADGVDRRGGSWLIFENGTAATPTTVTTVPTTTTIVPTTTVTAVPTTEPTPVPIDTDFVANMTLGTAPLTVGFTDLSTGDPTAWSWDFGDGVNSTEQNPTHIYTTPGIYTVKLTASNTYSSDNETKTAYIIVQRCAAAGITGTYYPTIGFTGTPVQRIDRRIWFADQAANTTPYIRAETDEYDWPQSTLGKQNQFSVIYEGYLIVPADDTYTFYLTSDDGSWLWLDAIRESDPSLIDNGGYHKVQEKTASIALAAGAHPIKAKMFENQGEAVFHLEWSSSAFGRTPINSFCQGPGTAVGADFTADPTAGEAPLTVQFTDMSTGAPTAWSWDFGDGATSTDQHPTHTYTVPGTYTVTLTASKTGSSDTETKTGYITVGSSFIDYVIDENVFVYGNALRFGGNTVTGTGATIVITGGLDTADLNGGASVSVSTIYIDGDVTLDGGSAGIGSATKPGNISINGDLTLKSGGRDIYGDVYVAGDFSLKDARVHDNVYVDGDLTLDWTPTIDDDARIYYTGTFTHPPSMDDSILSKCIHTTSVPAVEMPDQKIPSTKPAGWYAAREYVSGGALTSTMKVYADRYSSTSWSKTATNVVIIAYDGDITITGKGGSGVTGVFFAPRGKVTFEGAYLEGVVIARDGFFVTSGGTEVTFKNIENYISNPNDYPF, encoded by the coding sequence ATGACGCACACAGACACCGCCGCCAGCGAACTCACCGCCGTCATGGCCCTCATCGCCATCTTCATGACAGCGGCGGCGGTCGTCGGCGTCATGGTCCTCTCGAACCCGCCGGGCGACAAGGCGCCCGCGATGCTTGCGCATGTCGAGGAGGAGAACGGGAGCGCCTATCTCTACCATGACGGCGGCGACCCCCTCGAAAAAGGGCACTTCACCCTTCTCGTCGACGGAGCGCCCTGGACTAACGCCACCCTCGTCGATGCGTCGGGTATTGAGCCTGAGGCCGGGATGTGGACGACATGGGGGACCGGGCAAGCCCTCGTCCTTTCAGGCGTCTCTTCGGCGGCAGAGATCAGGATCGTCGCCGACGGCGTCGACCGGAGAGGCGGCTCTTGGCTCATTTTCGAGAACGGCACGGCGGCAACACCGACAACCGTCACAACAGTACCGACGACCACAACGATAGTGCCGACAACAACAGTCACAGCAGTACCGACGACTGAACCGACCCCGGTGCCCATCGACACCGACTTCGTCGCCAATATGACCCTGGGCACGGCACCCCTGACCGTCGGGTTCACCGACCTCTCCACCGGCGATCCCACAGCGTGGTCCTGGGACTTCGGCGACGGCGTCAACTCGACGGAACAGAACCCGACGCATATCTACACCACACCGGGCATCTATACCGTCAAACTCACCGCCTCGAACACATACAGCTCCGACAACGAGACGAAGACCGCATACATCATCGTCCAGCGGTGTGCGGCGGCCGGCATCACAGGCACCTATTACCCCACAATCGGCTTTACCGGCACACCGGTCCAGAGAATTGACAGGAGGATCTGGTTTGCAGACCAGGCCGCGAACACGACGCCCTATATCCGTGCCGAAACCGACGAATATGACTGGCCTCAGTCGACGCTCGGAAAACAGAACCAGTTCAGCGTGATCTACGAGGGGTACCTGATCGTGCCGGCAGACGACACCTATACATTCTATCTCACCTCGGACGACGGGTCGTGGCTCTGGCTGGACGCAATCAGAGAGAGCGATCCCTCGCTGATCGATAACGGAGGCTACCACAAGGTACAGGAAAAAACGGCGTCGATCGCTCTCGCTGCCGGAGCCCATCCGATAAAGGCGAAGATGTTTGAAAACCAGGGAGAGGCGGTCTTCCACCTCGAATGGTCCTCCTCCGCCTTCGGTCGCACGCCGATCAACTCCTTCTGCCAGGGTCCGGGGACGGCGGTCGGGGCTGACTTCACCGCCGACCCGACAGCAGGGGAGGCCCCGCTCACTGTCCAGTTCACCGACATGTCCACCGGTGCGCCGACCGCATGGTCCTGGGACTTCGGCGACGGGGCAACCTCGACAGACCAGCACCCGACGCACACCTACACCGTCCCAGGCACCTACACAGTCACCCTCACCGCGTCGAAGACCGGGAGTTCCGACACCGAGACGAAGACAGGCTACATCACCGTGGGCAGTTCATTCATCGATTATGTCATCGACGAGAACGTCTTCGTCTACGGCAACGCTCTCAGATTCGGCGGGAACACCGTCACCGGAACAGGAGCAACTATCGTTATCACCGGTGGATTGGACACTGCGGACCTCAACGGCGGTGCTTCCGTCTCCGTTTCCACCATCTACATCGACGGCGACGTCACCCTGGACGGAGGGAGTGCCGGCATCGGATCGGCAACAAAACCCGGAAATATCTCCATCAACGGAGACCTGACGCTGAAAAGCGGCGGCAGAGACATCTATGGCGATGTGTACGTTGCCGGCGATTTCTCCCTCAAGGACGCAAGGGTCCACGACAACGTGTACGTCGACGGGGACCTGACGCTCGACTGGACGCCGACGATCGATGACGACGCCCGTATTTACTATACAGGCACGTTCACGCATCCCCCGTCCATGGATGACAGCATACTCTCGAAATGCATCCACACGACATCCGTGCCGGCCGTCGAGATGCCCGACCAGAAGATCCCGTCCACAAAACCCGCCGGCTGGTACGCTGCAAGAGAGTACGTCTCAGGCGGAGCCCTGACGAGCACCATGAAGGTCTATGCTGACAGGTACTCGTCCACGTCCTGGAGCAAAACGGCGACGAACGTCGTCATCATTGCATACGACGGGGACATCACCATAACAGGAAAGGGAGGAAGCGGCGTTACCGGCGTTTTCTTCGCACCCAGAGGGAAGGTAACCTTCGAAGGCGCATACCTTGAAGGCGTCGTCATCGCTCGCGACGGGTTCTTCGTCACGAGCGGCGGGACGGAGGTCACTTTCAAGAATATAGAGAATTACATCAGCAATCCGAATGATTATCCATTCTAA
- a CDS encoding KamA family radical SAM protein: MKPQYLTRVDQIDALSTDEKAALRKVEEKFAFRSNDYYLSLIDWDDPLDPIRRIAVPSPLECEETGVLDPSQEKNYTVAPGLQHKYRETSLLLVSDVCGTFCRFCFRKRLFMDRGAEVTRDVTEEVAYIRDHPEITNVLLTGGDPLIMATSKLEPIVRSVRAIDHVGIIRIGSKMPAFNPYRIIDDPSLLEMIGKYSTDEKRIYIMAQFNHPRELTPQAVEALALLQKAGAIVVNQTPLLRGVNDDPDVLAELFRKLSFIGVPPYYVFQCRPTLGNGMFQVPVEEGYQIFEAAKGRVSGLAKRARFVMSHATGKIEIAGLTEGCTFFKYHQAADPANIGKFLAFRRNPSALWFEDYTEPVTDMPVPAEFMEVSG; the protein is encoded by the coding sequence ATGAAACCACAATACCTGACACGAGTTGACCAGATCGACGCGCTGAGCACGGATGAGAAGGCCGCCCTCAGGAAGGTGGAAGAAAAGTTCGCTTTCCGCTCGAACGATTATTATCTCTCTTTGATCGACTGGGACGATCCTCTTGACCCGATCCGCAGGATTGCGGTCCCAAGCCCGCTGGAATGCGAGGAGACGGGAGTGCTCGACCCTTCACAGGAGAAGAACTACACGGTTGCTCCGGGTCTCCAGCACAAGTACAGGGAGACGTCTCTTCTCCTGGTGTCCGATGTGTGCGGGACTTTCTGCCGCTTTTGCTTTAGAAAACGGTTGTTTATGGACCGGGGGGCGGAGGTGACGAGGGATGTGACCGAGGAGGTCGCCTATATCAGGGACCACCCCGAGATCACGAACGTGCTCCTGACAGGCGGCGACCCCCTGATCATGGCGACGTCGAAACTCGAACCGATCGTCAGGTCGGTGCGGGCGATCGACCATGTCGGGATCATCAGGATCGGGTCGAAGATGCCTGCCTTCAACCCGTATCGTATCATCGACGACCCGTCCCTGCTGGAGATGATCGGGAAGTACTCGACCGACGAGAAGCGGATCTATATCATGGCCCAGTTCAACCACCCGCGGGAACTGACGCCGCAGGCGGTGGAGGCGCTCGCCCTCCTCCAGAAGGCCGGGGCGATCGTCGTGAACCAGACGCCTCTTCTGCGGGGGGTGAACGACGACCCGGATGTCCTTGCAGAACTGTTCAGGAAACTTTCGTTCATCGGAGTGCCGCCGTACTATGTCTTCCAGTGCCGCCCGACCCTCGGGAACGGGATGTTTCAGGTGCCGGTGGAGGAGGGGTACCAGATCTTCGAGGCGGCCAAAGGGCGGGTCTCTGGGCTCGCGAAGAGGGCACGGTTTGTGATGTCTCATGCGACCGGGAAGATCGAGATCGCTGGGTTGACAGAGGGGTGTACCTTCTTCAAGTATCACCAGGCGGCAGACCCGGCAAATATCGGGAAGTTCCTGGCGTTCCGCCGAAACCCGTCGGCCCTCTGGTTCGAGGACTATACGGAGCCGGTGACAGACATGCCGGTGCCGGCAGAGTTCATGGAAGTTTCGGGGTAA
- a CDS encoding Zn-ribbon domain-containing protein produces the protein MPHKCTKCGREFEDGSTEILRGCPSCGGKKFLYIGESKRHDDVLEGKTIEELASETDTEEIEVPETPSPPRKTEEVRDHIDRYDQVEAIRVLEPGTYELNIEKLARDEEMVVGFGKEGKYFVDIFSMGKRKKKQ, from the coding sequence ATGCCCCATAAGTGTACCAAATGTGGAAGGGAATTTGAAGACGGCTCAACCGAGATTCTGAGGGGCTGCCCGAGTTGCGGCGGGAAGAAGTTCCTCTATATCGGTGAGTCGAAGAGGCACGACGACGTGCTTGAGGGGAAGACGATCGAAGAACTCGCCTCGGAGACCGATACAGAGGAGATTGAGGTTCCCGAGACACCTTCCCCGCCCCGCAAGACAGAGGAGGTCCGGGATCATATAGACAGGTATGACCAGGTCGAGGCGATCCGTGTCCTCGAGCCCGGCACCTATGAACTGAATATCGAGAAACTGGCCCGGGACGAGGAGATGGTCGTTGGATTCGGCAAGGAAGGGAAGTACTTTGTCGACATCTTCTCTATGGGCAAACGCAAAAAAAAGCAATAA
- a CDS encoding DUF2073 domain-containing protein, translating into MIQGVQIDFLSAERMDRLTMMEKVRLILDDVRDGNIVVLEKGLAPDEQSKLIEVTMMEIRPDGFSGIELETYPVKGGGEGFGGFFSKLVGKKSESRLTVIGPANQLKTIKKDENLIRAWVSSR; encoded by the coding sequence ATGATTCAGGGAGTTCAGATCGATTTCCTCTCGGCTGAAAGGATGGACCGGCTGACCATGATGGAGAAGGTCAGGCTGATCCTCGACGACGTACGGGACGGAAACATCGTCGTACTGGAAAAAGGGCTTGCTCCGGACGAGCAGAGCAAACTCATCGAGGTGACGATGATGGAGATCAGGCCTGATGGATTCTCCGGGATCGAACTTGAGACCTATCCGGTGAAGGGGGGAGGAGAGGGTTTCGGCGGTTTCTTCTCCAAACTTGTCGGCAAGAAGTCTGAGTCCAGGCTCACGGTGATCGGGCCGGCGAACCAGCTCAAGACGATCAAGAAGGATGAGAACCTGATCCGCGCCTGGGTTTCGTCACGGTGA